A single Cannabis sativa cultivar Pink pepper isolate KNU-18-1 chromosome 7, ASM2916894v1, whole genome shotgun sequence DNA region contains:
- the LOC115697037 gene encoding dnaJ protein ERDJ3A: protein MDRRLSLALLVLLLSSAFLIAFGAKNLDPYKVLGVERNANQREIQKAFHKLSLKYHPDKNKSKGAQEKFSEINNAYDILSDEEKRKNYDMYGDEKGRPGFEAGHPGDQSGYSYFTGGGPGHSQFSFRPGDWQNMGGGGGSLKSFSFSFGGSGGPSSSGSGGSNPFGVGMDSFFSNLFGGGFQNSQFGGSDGRAGFQSGSRSPSQSIRGINSQVYKKEIVDQGMTWLLFCHASSLKGIQTVKSTIEEVAISLQGALKVGSINCETEQSLCKDLGIFPRRIPRVFIYSYKAGEKGSLVEYDGDFSVKDLKNFCHDHLPRFSKRVDLKRFELPSPTTEKLPTVMLLSTKKDTPVIWRVLSGLYRKRFNFYDVQVQDANDPSVEKLGVNAIPAVVGWLSNGEKYVLKSGISVKNLKSAVQDLSLLLDGFEKKNKKAASSQTRKTESNESSESQIPVLTESNFNAVCGENTPLCIIGAFRSSRSKEKLESILKMVSQKTLLRRPSSALGSRDSVSYSLLDASKQSSFLTALDKSGFKSSDKLLVAYKPRKGKFAVFKGEITTEEVEMFIGSVLNGDVQFTKTQGKPMVK, encoded by the exons ATGGATAGGCGATTAAGCTTAGCATTGTTGGTTTTGTTATTGTCCTCGGCTTTTCTTATAGCTTTTGGAGCCAAAAATCTCGACCCGTACAAG GTTCTTGGGGTTGAACGAAATGCTAATCAACGTGAAATTCAGAAAGCTTTCCACAA GCTCTCTCTTAAGTATCATCCAGACAAGAATAAAAGTAAGGGAGCTCAAGAGAAATTTTCTGAGATAAATAatg CGTATGATATTTTATCTgatgaagagaaaagaaaaaattatgacaTGTATGGAGATGAGAAAGGCAGGCCTGGATTTGAAGCTGGCCATCCTGGCGATCAGAGTGGATATTCTTACTTTACTGGTGGTGGACCAGGGCATAGCCAATTCAGCTTTAGACCAGGTGATTGGCAGAATATGGGTGGGGGAGGAGGAAGTTTGAAGTCATTCTCCTTTTCCTTCGGTGGTTCTGGTGGCCCAAGTTCTTCTGGTTCTGGGGGTTCAAATCCGTTTGGCGTTGGTATGGATAGCTTTTTCTCAAACCTATTTGGAGGTGGCTTTCAAAATAGTCAGTTTGGTGGATCTGATGGTCGGGCTGGCTTTCAATCTGGATCCAGAAGTCCCTCACAGAGCATCAGGGGCATTAATTCTCAGgtttataaaaaagaaatagttGACCAAGGGATGACTTGGCTTTTGTTCTGTCACGCCTCTTCCCTAAAAGGAATCCAGACGGTTAAATCCACCATAGAGGAGGTTGCTATTTCATTGCAAGGAGCTTTGAAG GTTGGAAGCATAAACTGTGAGACAGAACAGTCTCTATGTAAGGACCTTGGCATATTTCCTCGCAGAATTCCCAGGGTTTTCATTTATTCATATAAAGCCGGTGAGAAGGGTTCTTTGGTGGAGTATGATGGTGACTTTTCAGTTAAGGATTTGAAAAACTTCTGCCATGATCATTTACCAAGGTTCTCAAAACGGGTTGATTTGAAGCGCTTTGAACTTCCATCTCCAACAACCGAAAAACTGCCCACAGTGATGCTTCTTTCCACCAAAAAGGACACACCTGTTATATGGCGCGTCCTTAGTGGCTTGTATCGCAAGCGCTTCAACTTCTATGATGTCCAG GTTCAGGATGCTAATGATCCATCTGTGGAAAAGTTAGGAGTCAATGCAATTCCAGCTGTTGTTGGTTGGTTATCAAATGGAGAAAAATATGTTCTAAAATCAGGGATTAGTGTAAAAAATTTGAAGTCTGCAGTTCAAGACCTCAGTCTCCTACTTGAtggttttgaaaaaaagaaCAAGAAGGCAGCTTCAAGTCAGACTAGAAAGACAGAGTCTAACGAATCCTCGGAGAGTCAAATACCAGTATTGACAGAGTCTAACTTTAATGCTGTATGTGGTGAGAATACTCCACTCTGCATAATCGGGGCCTTCAGATCGTCCAGATCAAAAGAGAAACTCGAGTCAATTTTGAAaatg GTTTCCCAGAAAACGCTATTAAGACGACCCAGTTCCGCCCTTGGCTCGAGGGATTCTGTTTCCTACAGCCTATTAGATGCCTCTAAACAATCATCATTCCTAACTGCGCTCGACAAATCAGGATTTAAATCATCAGATAAGCTCTTGGTAGCATACAAACCCCGGAAGGGGAAGTTTGCAGTATTCAAGGGTGAGATTACTACAGAGGAAGTAGAGATGTTCATTGGTTCAGTTCTTAATGGCGACGTTCAATTTACAAAGACACAGGGAAAGCCTATGGTCAAGTGA